The following proteins are encoded in a genomic region of Phragmites australis chromosome 9, lpPhrAust1.1, whole genome shotgun sequence:
- the LOC133929650 gene encoding uncharacterized protein LOC133929650 encodes MGRFSARFRMKRDLFLKIVAAVEEKDPWFQQRRNAAGELGLSALLKVTAAFRMLAYDAPADSLDECLHLGESTIIESMRRFVRTVVEAFGDEYLRSPNEEDTTRLLAINARRGFSGMLGSVDCMHWRWKNCPTVWAGSFTGHVNALTIILEAVASHDLWIRHAWFTERH; translated from the exons ATGGGGCGGTTCAGTGCGAG GTTCCGAATGAAACGTGACCTCTTCCTGAAGATTGTTGCGGCGGTTGAAGAGAAGGACCCATGGTTTCAGCAAAGGAGAAACGCAGCTGGCGAGCTAGGGCTATCCGCGTTGCTAAAAGTGACTGCGGCATTTCGTATGCTAGCATACGACGCGCCGGCCGATTCTCTAGATGAATGCCTCCATCTAGGGGAGAGCACCATCATTGAGAGCATGCGACGTTTCGTCCGTACTGTCGTTGAGGCATTTGGCGATGAGTACCTCCGATCTCCTAATGAGGAGGACACAACGCGTTTGCTTGCCATCAACGCGCGCAGAGGGTTCTCCGGGATGTTAGGAAGCGTTGATTGtatgcattggaggtggaagaactgccCCACGGTGTGGGCAGGGTCTTTTACCGGGCATGTAAACGCTCTGACGATCATTCTCGAGGCGGTAGCTTCGCACGACCTGTGGATCCGGCATGCCTGGTTCACTGAACGACATTAA
- the LOC133929651 gene encoding glutathione S-transferase T3-like: MEYADFLRGDDDAIPWDDVVPMTQEGLSGTLPPAPVVQSQDAPTELATAGGRGKSYSMKEDLLLVASWLNVSMDPVVGSSQSLGTFWQRIESYFHDNKDFPSTRNKKSLQGRWTFINGMVQKFWGHYAQAMRARRSGTTMGETIVEACKMFQAMEHNEFTLLPCWRELRHHPKWHSEASRKKQKTSGGGEAGSPSSTQNVQSSPVVGAPEKKIEKDRADRFLEMMNVERQRLQLKEERMQLEKVKEDMRIMNMDLSQMDDEQKEYYRSLHQSSIAARRASSGTSL, from the exons ATGGAGTATGCAGACTTTCTTCGTGGGGATGACGATGCTATTCCATGGGACGATGTAGTGccgatgacccaagaaggcTTAAGCGGCACACTGCCTCCGGCGCCCGTGGTCCAGAGTCAAGATGCACCGACCGAGTTGGCTACTGCAGGTGGCCGTGGGAAGAGCTACTCCATGAAGGAAGATCTACTGCTTGTAGCATCATGGCTAAACGTGAGCATGGACCCCGTGGTGGGCTCGAGCCAAAGTTTAGGCACTTTTTGGCAGAGGATCGAGTCGTACTTCCATGACAACAAAGACTTCCCTTCAACACGCAATAAGAAGTCGTTGCAGGGGAGGTGGACATTCATCAACGGTATGGTCCAGAAGTTCTGGGGTCACTACGCTCAGGCCATGCGTGCTAGACGGAGTGGTACCACGATGGGGGAGACG ATTGTCGAGGCATGCAAAATGTTCCAGGCCATGGAGCACAATGAGTTCACGTTGCTTCCATGTTGGCGTGAATTGAGGCACCATCCGAAGTGGCATTCCGAGGCATCGCGGAAGAAGCAGAAGACGTCCGGAGGAGGTGAAGCTGGGAGCCCTTCGTCCACTCAGAACGTGCAATCCTCACCGGTTGTAGGTGCACCGGAG aaaaaaattgagaaggataGGGCGGACAGGTTCTTAGAGATGATGAATGTAGAGCGGCAGCGCCTTCAGCTGAAGGAGGAGCGCATGCAACTAGAGAAGGTAAAGGAGGATATGAGGATAATGAACATGGATCTTTCGCAAATGGATGATGAGCAAAAAGAGTACTACAGAAGTCTCCACCAGAGTAGTATTGCAGCTAGGCGCGCCTCCTCTGGTACTTCATTGTGA